Proteins encoded by one window of Monoglobus pectinilyticus:
- a CDS encoding helix-turn-helix domain-containing protein has translation MSTFSNNIKSIRLSKNLTQKQLSQMLGITERAYQYYEAGTREPNVDTLINISKVLDVSIDYLLGLTKTPDLNK, from the coding sequence ATGTCAACTTTTAGCAATAATATCAAATCTATTAGGCTTAGCAAAAACCTAACTCAAAAGCAGCTATCTCAAATGCTTGGTATTACAGAAAGAGCCTACCAGTACTATGAAGCAGGAACAAGGGAACCTAATGTTGATACTTTAATTAATATATCAAAAGTATTAGATGTTTCCATCGACTATTTACTAGGTCTCACTAAAACACCTGATTTAAATAAGTAG
- a CDS encoding DNA-binding protein encodes MLNNLKAEFVRCNIEPYVGVMNALCCSEKTARNKLNGVSPVTVPEAAKIINKYFPKHSVEYLFIEDLNTSEHK; translated from the coding sequence ATGTTAAATAATTTAAAAGCTGAATTTGTTAGATGTAACATAGAACCATATGTAGGTGTAATGAATGCTCTATGTTGTTCCGAAAAAACTGCACGAAACAAGTTAAATGGTGTTAGTCCTGTTACGGTGCCAGAAGCAGCTAAAATAATAAATAAATATTTCCCTAAACATAGTGTCGAATATTTATTTATTGAAGATTTAAACACATCAGAACACAAGTAA
- a CDS encoding helix-turn-helix domain-containing protein, producing the protein MIAFNERFRQIRQERKITQKQTAEAIGTSEQNYQRYERGTQQPTLPVLMSLANYFNVSLDYLVGRSDDPKRY; encoded by the coding sequence ATGATTGCTTTTAATGAACGTTTTCGCCAAATTAGACAAGAACGAAAAATTACACAAAAACAAACCGCAGAAGCTATTGGCACTTCTGAACAAAACTATCAAAGATATGAACGTGGAACTCAACAACCAACTTTACCCGTATTAATGTCCCTAGCCAATTACTTTAATGTATCGCTTGATTATCTAGTTGGCCGCAGTGACGACCCAAAACGCTACTAA
- a CDS encoding helix-turn-helix domain-containing protein, which produces MLKFSQRLKELRKKNKLKQTDMSNFLNITVRHYQDIEYGKINIPTLTLIAIADYFNVSLDYLVGRSDDPKRY; this is translated from the coding sequence ATGCTTAAATTTTCCCAACGTTTAAAAGAATTACGAAAGAAAAATAAATTAAAACAAACTGATATGTCAAATTTTCTTAATATAACTGTCAGACATTATCAAGATATAGAGTATGGTAAAATTAATATTCCAACACTAACATTAATCGCCATAGCCGATTACTTTAACGTATCACTGGATTATCTAGTTGGCCGCAGTGACGACCCAAAACGCTACTAA
- a CDS encoding helix-turn-helix transcriptional regulator, whose amino-acid sequence MLKNLINERKKTGLTQKGLAVTLGITERHYQSIEAGTSDGSVALWKALSKMFNCTIDYLLEQVAENHLTK is encoded by the coding sequence ATGTTAAAAAATTTAATAAATGAGCGCAAAAAAACAGGTCTAACACAAAAAGGGTTAGCAGTTACTTTGGGTATAACTGAAAGACATTACCAAAGTATTGAGGCTGGAACCTCTGACGGTAGTGTGGCGTTATGGAAAGCATTATCAAAAATGTTTAATTGCACAATTGACTACTTGCTGGAACAGGTAGCCGAAAATCACCTAACAAAATAA
- a CDS encoding helix-turn-helix domain-containing protein: MYNHSKMLERIKTEKKKQGITNAQLSALTTISIGTLNKILSGDSKDPQISSIIRIAKALQVSADYLIFGEDKFNMTNKDEDEGISLYQNLDTEDKAEIRGEMKQMLKAKKYETKTPEKLSIAEQFKLADLQTFDVAAYGKSVTKYDKKD; this comes from the coding sequence ATGTATAATCATTCAAAAATGCTAGAACGCATAAAAACAGAAAAAAAGAAACAAGGCATTACTAATGCCCAATTATCTGCTCTAACTACTATATCTATCGGTACATTAAATAAAATTCTTAGCGGGGATTCAAAAGATCCTCAAATATCGTCTATTATTCGTATCGCTAAAGCACTTCAGGTTTCTGCCGATTATTTAATTTTTGGAGAAGACAAGTTTAATATGACAAATAAAGATGAAGATGAGGGTATTTCGCTATATCAAAATCTTGATACTGAAGACAAAGCAGAAATACGTGGAGAAATGAAACAAATGTTAAAGGCAAAAAAATATGAAACCAAAACACCTGAAAAGTTATCTATTGCCGAACAGTTTAAGCTAGCCGACCTCCAAACTTTTGACGTAGCAGCATACGGAAAATCAGTAACAAAATACGATAAAAAAGATTAA
- a CDS encoding helix-turn-helix transcriptional regulator, whose protein sequence is MNTKLKNARKKTGLTQVQVAKKAKLTERGYQYYESGERIPNVYVGQRIAKALNTKVEKIFPLSNDDTPNSHQNNITK, encoded by the coding sequence ATGAATACTAAACTAAAAAATGCACGCAAAAAAACAGGTTTAACGCAAGTGCAAGTTGCGAAAAAAGCCAAATTGACTGAACGTGGCTATCAGTATTACGAGTCAGGCGAACGCATTCCAAATGTTTATGTAGGTCAACGTATAGCAAAAGCCTTAAACACCAAAGTCGAAAAGATATTTCCACTATCTAACGACGACACTCCAAACTCTCATCAAAATAATATCACGAAATAA